The Streptobacillus felis genome includes the window GTCTTGAAAAATGGAAAGAAATGGTAAATAAATTCATGAATCCTAAACATGAAGTTAAAGTAGCTGTTGTAGGTAAATATGTTGAATTAAAAGATGCATATATTAGTATACATGAATCTATAGAACATGCTGGATTCCATTATGACACTAAGGTTAAGATAGATTATTTAAAGGCTGAAGAATTTGATTTAACAGAATTAAATGAATATGATGGAATTTTAGTTCCTGGAGGATTTGGAGGACGTGGTATAGAAGGTAAAATAAATACTGTTAGATATGCTAGAGAAAATAAAATACCTTTCTTTGGAATATGTTTAGGTATGCAAATGGCCACTATTGAGTTTGCAAGAAATGTATTAGGAATGAAAGATGCAAATTCAACAGAGTTTGATAAAGAAACACCATATCCAGTTATTAGTTTAATGGAGGAACAAGGTCAAATTGAAAATCTAGGAGGAACTATGAGACTTGGAGCATATCCATGTAAATTAGATCCAAATAGTAAATCATATAGCCTATATGGTCAATCTGAAATATTAGAAAGACATAGACATAGATATGAATTTAATCAAAAATACATGGAAGAATTTGAAAAAAACGGATTTAAAATAGTAGGTAAATCACCAGATGGAAATTATGTAGAAATAATAGAAGTTGAAGATCATCCTTTCTTCGTTGCAGCTCAATTTCATCCAGAATTTATGAGTAGACCAAATAAACCACATTCTTTATTTAAAGGATGGATTAAAGCAATTTTAGATAGAAAAAATATTAAATAAGACAATGCAGGGAGACCTGCATTGTTTTCTAAAATATATGAGGTGATAACTTATGGAAATAAAGATAAGTACGGAATATATTAAACTTGACCAATTATTAAAATTTGCAAATCTTGTTGAAAATGGCTCTAGTGCTAAAGAAATTATACTTGAAGGTCGAGTTTTAGTAGATGGTGAAGTTGAAGTAAGACGTGGAAGAAAAATATATAGCGGTATGATAGTAGAATTTGAAGGAGAAAGAGTAGAAGTCAAATGATAAAGGAAATATATTTTTCAGGTTTTAGAAATTTAAAGGATAAGAGAGTTAAATTATCTCGTGGATTTAATTTAATTTATGGTCAAAATGCACAGGGTAAAACTTCTTTTATGGAAGCTATTTATTTTGCTTCAACAGGTAGAAGTTTTAGGACTAAAAAAAATAATGAAATGATAAAATATACTGAAAATGATGCCAAAGTATTTGTGAAATTGGAAAATACAACAAATTACGCGATTAACCTATTTAAAAAAGAAAAAAAATACTATAAAAATGGGGATAGAATAAAGTATGTAGACTATATTGGTGATATTTTAGCTATTTCATTTATACCAGAGGATGTAGAACTTGTTATGGGGAACCCTTCTATTAGAAGGGGATTTTTCAATTATGAAATTTCTCAAATTAACAAAGAATATCTCCACCTTATAGTTGATTATGAAAAAATTCTTAAATCAAGAAATAAATTTTTAAAAGAAAAAAAACATAAAGATGAGCTTTATGAAATATACAATGAAAAATATATAGATCTTTGTTCAAAAATATTGAAAATAAGAAAAGAATATGTTGATGAACTTAATAGATATTTAGATAATAATTACAAAACCCTATTTAATGAAGAACATAGTTTAAAATTAACTTATGAAAACTTTTTAAATATGGAAGATGTATATGATATAGATAAAAATAGAGAGAAAATATCAGAATTATTGAAAAATAAGGAAATATATGATATTCAATTAGGTTATTCTAATTATGGAATACATAAAGATGAGTATATATTTAATTTAAACGGTAAAAATTCTAGACACTATTCTTCTCAAGGGGAGAAAAAGTCTATAGTATTTATTTTAAAAATATCTGAAGTAGAATTGATAGAAAAAAAAGTTAATAAGAAACCAGTTTTTTTAATGGATGATATAGCATCTTTTTTTGATAATTTTAGAAAAAATCAAATCA containing:
- a CDS encoding RNA-binding S4 domain-containing protein, which translates into the protein MEIKISTEYIKLDQLLKFANLVENGSSAKEIILEGRVLVDGEVEVRRGRKIYSGMIVEFEGERVEVK
- the recF gene encoding DNA replication/repair protein RecF (All proteins in this family for which functions are known are DNA-binding proteins that assist the filamentation of RecA onto DNA for the initiation of recombination or recombinational repair.), with translation MIKEIYFSGFRNLKDKRVKLSRGFNLIYGQNAQGKTSFMEAIYFASTGRSFRTKKNNEMIKYTENDAKVFVKLENTTNYAINLFKKEKKYYKNGDRIKYVDYIGDILAISFIPEDVELVMGNPSIRRGFFNYEISQINKEYLHLIVDYEKILKSRNKFLKEKKHKDELYEIYNEKYIDLCSKILKIRKEYVDELNRYLDNNYKTLFNEEHSLKLTYENFLNMEDVYDIDKNREKISELLKNKEIYDIQLGYSNYGIHKDEYIFNLNGKNSRHYSSQGEKKSIVFILKISEVELIEKKVNKKPVFLMDDIASFFDNFRKNQIIHYFLEKEIQCFLTSTEDLKIVGKKFDVDGGMVNEEY